In Stutzerimonas stutzeri, a genomic segment contains:
- a CDS encoding type III PLP-dependent enzyme, producing the protein MSIKIEDYYSRPTFQKMKDFADQHETPFVVIDTQTIDKAYDDLRAGFEFAKVYYAVKANPAVEIIDLLRDKGSSFDIASIYELDKVMSRGVGPERISYGNTIKKAKDIRYFYDKGVRMFATDSEADLRNIAKAAPGSKVYVRILTEGSTTADWPLSRKFGCQTDMAMDLLILARQLKLEPYGISFHVGSQQRDISVWDAAIAKVKVIFERLKEEDGIELKMINMGGGFPANYITRTNSLETYAEEIIRFLKEDFGDDLPEIILEPGRSLIANSGILVSEVVLVARKSRTAVERWVYTDVGMFSGLIETMGEAIKFPIWTEKKGEMEEVVIAGPTCDSADIMYENYKYGLPLNLAIGDRMYWLSTGAYTTSYSAVEFNGFPPLKAYYI; encoded by the coding sequence ATGTCGATCAAGATCGAAGATTACTATTCCCGACCTACCTTCCAGAAGATGAAGGACTTCGCTGACCAGCACGAAACACCGTTCGTGGTCATCGACACCCAGACCATCGACAAGGCGTACGACGATTTGCGCGCCGGTTTCGAATTCGCCAAGGTCTACTACGCGGTGAAGGCCAACCCGGCCGTCGAGATCATCGATCTGCTGCGCGACAAGGGCTCGAGCTTCGACATCGCTTCGATCTACGAGCTGGACAAGGTGATGTCCCGCGGCGTCGGCCCGGAACGCATCAGCTACGGCAACACCATCAAGAAAGCCAAGGACATCCGCTACTTCTACGACAAGGGCGTGCGCATGTTCGCCACCGACTCGGAAGCCGACCTGCGCAACATCGCCAAGGCCGCACCGGGTTCAAAAGTCTACGTACGCATCCTGACTGAAGGCTCGACCACGGCCGATTGGCCTCTGTCGCGCAAGTTTGGGTGTCAGACCGACATGGCCATGGACCTGCTGATTCTGGCCCGTCAGCTGAAGCTGGAGCCCTACGGCATTTCCTTCCACGTCGGCTCACAGCAGCGTGACATCTCGGTATGGGACGCCGCGATTGCCAAGGTCAAGGTGATCTTCGAGCGTTTGAAAGAAGAAGACGGCATCGAGCTGAAGATGATCAACATGGGTGGCGGCTTCCCGGCCAACTACATCACCCGTACCAACAGCCTGGAAACCTACGCCGAAGAAATCATCCGCTTCCTCAAGGAAGACTTCGGTGATGACCTGCCGGAAATCATTCTCGAGCCGGGTCGCTCACTGATTGCCAACTCGGGCATTCTGGTCAGCGAAGTGGTGCTGGTGGCACGCAAGTCGCGTACCGCCGTCGAGCGCTGGGTCTACACCGACGTGGGCATGTTCTCCGGCCTGATCGAAACCATGGGCGAAGCCATCAAGTTTCCGATCTGGACCGAGAAGAAGGGCGAAATGGAGGAAGTGGTCATCGCTGGCCCGACCTGCGACAGCGCCGACATCATGTACGAAAACTACAAGTACGGCCTGCCGCTGAATCTGGCCATCGGCGACCGCATGTACTGGCTCTCCACCGGTGCTTACACCACTAGCTACAGCGCCGTGGAATTCAATGGCTTCCCGCCGCTGAAGGCCTATTACATCTAA
- a CDS encoding peptide chain release factor 3 has translation MTSQAAEVAKRRTFAIISHPDAGKTTITEKLLLMGKAIAVAGTVKSRKSDRHATSDWMEMEKQRGISITTSVMQFPYREHMINLLDTPGHEDFSEDTYRTLTAVDSALMVLDGGKGVEPRTIALMDVCRLRDTPIVSFINKLDRDIRDPIELLDEIEAVLKIKAAPITWPIGCYRDFKGVYHLKDDYIIVYTPGHGHERTDVKIIEKLDSDEARKHIGDEYDRFVEQLELVQGACHEFDQDEFIKGQLTPVFFGTALGNFGVDHVLDAVVDWAPRPLPRAANERVVEPVEDKFTGFVFKIQANMDPKHRDRIAFMRICSGKYEKGMKLRHARIGKDIRIADALTFFSSEREQLEEAWAGDIIGLHNHGTIQIGDTFTEGENLSFTGIPHFAPELFRRVRLKDPLKSKQLRQGLQELAEEGATQVFFPERNNDIILGAVGVLQFDVVASRLKEEYKVECAYEAINVWSARWIECDNEKKLKEFSDKAYENLAVDGGGHLTYLAPTRVNLSLMEERWPDVKFRATREHH, from the coding sequence ATGACCTCTCAGGCCGCCGAAGTCGCGAAGCGCCGCACCTTCGCCATCATTTCCCACCCCGACGCGGGCAAGACCACCATCACTGAAAAGCTGCTGCTGATGGGCAAGGCGATTGCCGTGGCCGGCACGGTGAAGTCGCGTAAATCCGACCGCCATGCGACCTCCGACTGGATGGAAATGGAAAAGCAGCGCGGCATCTCCATCACCACCTCGGTGATGCAGTTCCCCTATCGCGAGCACATGATCAACCTGCTCGACACCCCCGGCCACGAAGACTTCTCCGAAGACACCTACCGCACCCTGACCGCAGTCGACAGTGCGCTGATGGTGCTCGACGGCGGTAAGGGCGTCGAGCCGCGCACCATCGCCCTGATGGACGTCTGCCGCCTGCGCGACACGCCCATCGTCAGCTTCATCAACAAGCTCGACCGCGACATCCGCGACCCCATTGAATTGCTGGATGAGATCGAAGCGGTGTTGAAGATCAAGGCCGCCCCCATCACCTGGCCGATCGGCTGCTACCGCGACTTCAAGGGTGTATATCACCTCAAGGACGACTACATCATCGTCTACACGCCGGGCCACGGACACGAGCGCACCGACGTAAAAATCATCGAGAAGCTCGACTCGGACGAAGCGCGCAAGCACATCGGCGACGAATACGACCGCTTCGTCGAGCAGCTCGAGCTGGTGCAGGGTGCCTGCCATGAGTTCGACCAGGACGAGTTCATCAAGGGCCAGCTGACCCCGGTTTTCTTCGGCACTGCGCTGGGCAACTTTGGTGTCGATCATGTGCTCGATGCCGTGGTCGACTGGGCTCCGCGCCCGCTACCGCGTGCGGCCAATGAGCGAGTGGTCGAGCCGGTCGAGGACAAGTTCACCGGTTTCGTCTTCAAGATCCAGGCGAACATGGACCCCAAGCACCGCGACCGCATCGCTTTCATGCGCATCTGCTCGGGCAAGTACGAAAAGGGCATGAAGCTGCGCCACGCGCGCATCGGCAAGGACATCCGCATCGCCGACGCCCTGACCTTTTTCTCCAGCGAGCGTGAGCAACTGGAAGAAGCCTGGGCCGGCGACATCATCGGTCTGCACAACCACGGCACCATCCAGATCGGCGATACCTTCACCGAAGGCGAAAACCTTAGTTTTACCGGCATCCCGCATTTCGCCCCGGAACTGTTCCGCCGCGTCCGCCTGAAGGACCCGCTGAAATCCAAGCAGCTGCGCCAAGGCTTGCAGGAACTGGCCGAGGAAGGCGCCACCCAGGTGTTCTTCCCCGAGCGCAACAACGACATCATCCTCGGCGCGGTGGGTGTGCTGCAGTTCGACGTCGTCGCCAGCCGCCTGAAGGAGGAATACAAGGTCGAGTGCGCCTACGAGGCGATCAACGTCTGGTCAGCGCGCTGGATCGAGTGCGACAACGAAAAGAAGCTCAAGGAATTCAGCGACAAGGCTTATGAAAACCTGGCAGTCGACGGCGGCGGCCACCTGACCTACCTCGCCCCGACACGGGTCAACCTGAGCCTGATGGAAGAGCGCTGGCCGGATGTGAAGTTCAGGGCGACGCGCGAACACCATTGA
- a CDS encoding pseudouridine synthase encodes MSATAPNARSTLHLPQGDWLTVLDCLCAHFPAIDRVTWLDRFARGRVLGADGQPLAPPHPYQVGLKVHYFREVPDEKPIPFEEQVLHLDEHLLVADKPHFLPVIPAGEYVNETLLARLSKRLDNPDLVPIHRIDRLTAGLVLFSTNPESRGRYQALFRERRIDKRYEAICPALPDLDFPRREQLHMVEGEPFFLMKQGEGAPNSETRIEVLERRDAFWRYALFPVTGRKHQLRLQMATLGAGICNDPFYPELIERSRRDQDDYAKPLKLLARGLEFRDPLSGEPRHFESCLALDW; translated from the coding sequence ATGTCCGCCACTGCCCCCAACGCCCGCAGTACCCTGCATTTGCCCCAGGGCGACTGGCTCACGGTGCTCGATTGCTTGTGCGCACATTTCCCCGCAATCGATCGCGTCACTTGGCTCGATCGCTTTGCCAGAGGCCGCGTGCTGGGCGCCGATGGGCAACCGTTGGCGCCGCCGCATCCCTATCAGGTCGGGTTGAAGGTGCACTATTTCCGCGAGGTGCCGGACGAGAAGCCGATCCCCTTCGAGGAACAGGTGTTGCATCTCGACGAGCATCTATTGGTCGCCGATAAACCGCACTTCCTGCCGGTGATACCGGCCGGCGAATACGTCAACGAAACCCTGTTGGCGCGCCTGAGCAAACGCCTGGACAATCCGGATCTGGTGCCCATCCACCGTATCGACCGGTTGACCGCCGGGCTGGTGCTGTTTTCCACCAATCCCGAAAGCCGGGGCCGCTATCAGGCGCTGTTTCGCGAGCGCCGGATCGACAAGCGCTACGAAGCGATCTGCCCGGCGCTGCCCGATCTCGACTTTCCGCGTCGAGAGCAATTGCACATGGTCGAGGGCGAGCCGTTCTTCCTGATGAAGCAAGGCGAGGGCGCGCCCAACAGCGAGACGCGTATCGAGGTGCTGGAGCGCCGTGATGCGTTCTGGCGCTACGCGCTTTTTCCGGTCACTGGACGCAAGCATCAACTGCGCTTGCAGATGGCCACGCTGGGGGCCGGGATCTGCAACGATCCCTTCTATCCGGAGCTGATCGAGCGCAGTCGTCGCGATCAGGACGACTACGCCAAGCCGCTCAAGTTATTGGCGCGCGGCCTGGAATTTCGCGATCCGCTGAGCGGCGAGCCGCGGCACTTCGAGAGTTGCCTGGCGCTGGATTGGTAG
- a CDS encoding DUF899 domain-containing protein produces the protein MNNHSIVSRQQWLAAHSEHLLREKQVTHQREALATARRELPWALVDKDYRFQDAQGSVGLAELFEGRSQLIIKHFMFGPDWQEGCVGCSFEMDHLQGALVHLTHHDVSFAAVSRAPFSALDAFRQRMGWHVRWVSSAGSDFNRDFHVSFDPEDIVEGKVFYNFTWQPFVCEELSGFSVFYRDEDGRIFHTFSAYGRGAEELLGSYVLLDMTPNGRNENGPQHNLTDWVRHHDRYDSGDQVDPTGRVSSADRGPSADCCQRS, from the coding sequence ATGAACAACCATTCGATCGTATCCCGTCAGCAATGGCTGGCCGCCCACAGCGAACACCTGCTCAGGGAAAAGCAGGTCACCCACCAGCGCGAAGCGCTCGCCACCGCCCGCCGCGAATTGCCCTGGGCATTGGTGGACAAAGACTACCGATTCCAGGACGCACAGGGTTCGGTGGGCCTGGCCGAGCTGTTCGAAGGGCGCAGCCAGCTGATCATCAAGCATTTCATGTTCGGGCCCGACTGGCAGGAAGGCTGCGTCGGCTGTTCCTTCGAGATGGACCATCTGCAGGGCGCGCTGGTGCACCTGACCCACCATGACGTTAGCTTCGCCGCCGTGTCGCGTGCGCCCTTCTCGGCACTCGACGCCTTCCGCCAGCGCATGGGCTGGCACGTCCGCTGGGTATCGTCTGCCGGTAGCGATTTCAACCGCGACTTCCATGTCTCGTTCGACCCCGAGGACATCGTCGAGGGCAAGGTCTTCTATAACTTCACCTGGCAGCCGTTCGTCTGTGAAGAGCTTTCGGGCTTCAGCGTGTTCTATCGCGACGAAGACGGACGCATCTTCCACACCTTTTCGGCTTACGGGCGCGGTGCCGAAGAGCTGCTCGGCAGCTATGTGTTGCTCGACATGACGCCCAACGGCCGCAACGAAAACGGACCGCAACATAACCTGACCGACTGGGTACGCCATCACGACCGTTACGACAGCGGCGATCAGGTCGACCCGACTGGGCGCGTCAGTTCAGCCGACCGCGGACCATCGGCGGACTGCTGTCAGCGCTCCTGA
- a CDS encoding thiamine pyrophosphate-requiring protein: protein MTTTVGDYLIERLYQWGVRRIYGYPGDGINGVFGALNRANEKIRFIQARHEEMAAFMACADAKFSGGLGVCIATSGPGAAHLITGLYDARLDHMPVLAITGQKSRTALGSHYQQEIDLPALFKDVSGAFVEQASAPAQVRHLIDRAIRTAMGEHKVTTLILPSDIQEAEYSEPPRAHGAVHSGIGYTRPKTVPYEADLQRAAEVLNAGEKVAILVGAGALNATDEVIAVAEKLGAGVAKALLGKAAMPDDLPWVTGSIGLLGTEPSYKLMTECDTLLMIGSGFPYSEFLPEEGQARGVQIDLKADMLSIRYPMEVNLQGDSAETLRALLPLLQEKTERKWRKRIEEWRMDWEDVLEKRAMVEAHPINPQRVAFELSPRLPDNAIITSDSGSCANWYARDVKMRRGMMGSLSGGLASMGAAVPYAIAAKFSHPDRPVVAMVGDGAMQMNNMAELITVAKYWKEWQNAQWVCCVFNNEDLNQVTWEQRVMEGDPKFEASQDIPNVPYHRFAESIGLKGIYVDREDQVAAAWDEAFAADRPVLLEFKTDPDVPPLPPHIKLEQAKAYASALLHGDPDQGGIIKQSAKQVLSKVLPGHRKD from the coding sequence ATGACAACGACAGTGGGTGACTATTTAATCGAACGCCTCTATCAATGGGGCGTCCGCCGCATTTACGGCTACCCCGGCGATGGCATTAACGGCGTATTCGGTGCGCTCAATCGCGCGAATGAGAAGATCCGTTTCATCCAGGCCCGGCACGAGGAGATGGCCGCCTTCATGGCCTGCGCCGACGCCAAATTCAGCGGTGGCCTGGGCGTCTGTATCGCCACGTCCGGCCCTGGTGCGGCGCACCTGATCACCGGCCTATACGACGCGCGCCTGGATCACATGCCGGTGCTGGCGATCACAGGGCAGAAGTCCCGTACCGCGCTGGGCAGCCATTATCAGCAGGAGATCGACTTGCCGGCGCTGTTCAAGGACGTGTCCGGCGCCTTCGTCGAGCAGGCCAGCGCACCGGCGCAGGTCAGACACCTGATCGACCGGGCGATCCGTACCGCGATGGGCGAACACAAGGTCACGACACTGATCCTGCCCAGCGACATTCAGGAAGCCGAATACAGCGAGCCGCCGCGCGCCCATGGCGCCGTGCATTCGGGTATCGGTTACACCCGACCGAAGACGGTGCCCTACGAGGCCGATCTGCAACGCGCGGCCGAGGTTCTCAACGCCGGTGAGAAGGTGGCTATCCTGGTCGGTGCCGGTGCGCTGAATGCCACCGACGAGGTGATCGCCGTCGCCGAGAAACTTGGTGCCGGGGTCGCCAAGGCGCTGCTCGGCAAAGCGGCTATGCCGGACGATCTGCCTTGGGTCACTGGGTCCATCGGCTTGCTTGGCACCGAGCCGAGCTACAAGCTGATGACCGAGTGCGACACCTTGCTGATGATCGGCTCGGGCTTCCCCTACTCCGAGTTTCTGCCCGAGGAAGGTCAGGCGCGCGGCGTGCAGATCGACCTCAAGGCCGACATGCTCAGCATCCGCTACCCGATGGAGGTGAATCTGCAGGGCGACTCGGCCGAAACCCTGCGCGCGCTGCTGCCACTGCTGCAAGAAAAAACCGAGCGCAAGTGGCGCAAGCGCATCGAAGAGTGGCGCATGGACTGGGAAGATGTGCTGGAAAAGCGTGCCATGGTCGAGGCCCATCCGATCAACCCGCAGCGCGTCGCGTTCGAGCTGTCGCCTCGCCTTCCGGATAACGCCATCATCACCAGTGATTCAGGCTCCTGCGCCAACTGGTATGCCCGCGACGTGAAGATGCGCCGCGGCATGATGGGATCGCTGTCCGGAGGCTTGGCCTCGATGGGCGCAGCGGTGCCTTATGCCATCGCCGCCAAGTTCTCCCACCCGGACCGCCCGGTCGTGGCCATGGTCGGCGATGGCGCCATGCAAATGAACAACATGGCCGAGCTGATAACGGTCGCCAAATACTGGAAGGAGTGGCAGAACGCGCAGTGGGTCTGCTGCGTCTTCAACAACGAGGACCTCAATCAGGTGACCTGGGAGCAGCGCGTGATGGAAGGCGATCCGAAGTTCGAGGCATCGCAGGATATTCCCAACGTGCCTTATCACCGCTTCGCCGAGTCCATCGGGCTGAAGGGCATCTACGTCGACCGTGAAGATCAGGTCGCGGCCGCCTGGGACGAGGCTTTCGCCGCGGACCGGCCGGTACTGCTCGAATTCAAGACCGACCCAGACGTGCCGCCGCTGCCGCCGCACATCAAGCTGGAGCAGGCCAAGGCCTATGCGTCGGCCTTGCTGCATGGCGACCCGGACCAGGGCGGAATCATCAAGCAGTCTGCCAAGCAGGTGCTGAGCAAGGTTCTGCCCGGGCATCGCAAGGACTAA
- a CDS encoding PepSY domain-containing protein — MYNKKLTAALAIAVLGSASTVALADRPGTGWISLEQAVEKAKAAGYTQLYSIEADDDSWEGEGTKQDGKTYEFRIDGKTGEVTRDRED, encoded by the coding sequence ATGTACAACAAGAAACTGACCGCCGCACTCGCAATCGCTGTACTTGGATCCGCCAGCACCGTCGCCTTGGCGGACAGGCCCGGCACCGGCTGGATTTCGCTTGAGCAGGCCGTGGAGAAAGCCAAAGCGGCTGGCTATACGCAGCTGTATAGCATCGAAGCCGACGACGACAGCTGGGAAGGCGAGGGCACCAAGCAGGACGGCAAGACCTACGAATTCCGGATCGACGGCAAGACCGGCGAAGTGACGCGAGACCGGGAAGACTAG
- a CDS encoding copper-binding protein, with protein sequence MKLVHCLIFSLSLLITPAFAQDLLKPPAQADSPTIDDGSATDVISEPVVNASGRIEAIDADAGLVTIAHDAVPALKWPASTMDFQARREQLEGLAVGDQVRISFQSEGDQAALVSIEKR encoded by the coding sequence ATGAAGCTGGTCCACTGCCTCATCTTCAGCTTGTCACTGCTCATTACACCCGCCTTTGCGCAGGATTTGCTCAAGCCGCCGGCGCAGGCTGATTCGCCAACGATCGATGATGGCTCGGCGACTGACGTCATCTCGGAGCCGGTGGTCAATGCCAGTGGCCGGATCGAGGCGATCGACGCTGACGCGGGACTGGTGACCATCGCCCACGACGCCGTGCCGGCGTTGAAGTGGCCTGCCTCGACCATGGATTTCCAGGCTCGGCGCGAGCAACTGGAAGGTCTTGCGGTCGGTGATCAGGTCCGCATCAGCTTTCAGAGTGAAGGCGACCAGGCGGCACTGGTATCCATCGAAAAGCGTTGA
- a CDS encoding PepSY domain-containing protein, which yields MKTLTTLITAATLALGANLAMARDLGPDEALKLRDAGTIQSFEKLNEAALAKHPGAKVEETELEEEYGRHVYQVELRDDKGVQWDLELDAKTGEVLNDHQDD from the coding sequence ATGAAAACACTGACTACTTTGATCACCGCCGCCACCCTAGCCCTCGGCGCCAACCTGGCCATGGCCCGCGACCTGGGCCCCGATGAAGCCTTGAAACTGCGCGACGCGGGCACTATCCAGTCGTTCGAGAAACTCAACGAAGCGGCACTGGCCAAACACCCGGGTGCCAAAGTCGAGGAGACCGAGCTGGAAGAGGAATACGGCCGCCACGTCTATCAGGTTGAACTGCGTGACGACAAAGGTGTGCAATGGGACCTGGAACTCGACGCCAAGACCGGCGAAGTGCTCAACGACCATCAGGACGACTAA
- a CDS encoding PepSY domain-containing protein: MNRAILFTTPLALLLAATPAASRDLDQDEALQLRHEGLIVPLETLLQHAMARYPGARLLEAELEEEDGIYVYEIELLTADGVARELELDARDGRLLKDEED; the protein is encoded by the coding sequence ATGAATCGCGCCATCCTCTTCACCACGCCACTGGCCCTGCTGCTCGCTGCCACCCCGGCGGCGAGCCGCGACCTGGATCAGGATGAAGCGCTGCAGCTGCGCCACGAAGGGCTGATCGTGCCGTTGGAGACACTTCTGCAGCACGCCATGGCGCGCTATCCGGGCGCTCGTCTGCTGGAAGCCGAACTGGAAGAAGAGGACGGGATCTACGTCTATGAAATCGAATTGCTCACAGCCGACGGCGTCGCGCGCGAACTGGAATTGGACGCACGCGACGGCCGCCTGCTCAAGGACGAAGAAGACTGA
- a CDS encoding response regulator transcription factor has product MRLLLVEDNVPLADELQASLARQGYATDWLADGRDADYQGTSEPYDLIVLDLGLPGKPGLDVLRAWRSRGLATPVLILTARDSWAERIEGLKAGADDYLTKPFHPEELLLRIQALLRRAHGVANQPLLQVGGLALDEARQRCHKDGQDIELTAGEFRLLRYFMLHPDQLLSKTQLAEHLYDGETERDSNVIEVHVNRLRGKLGRELIETRRGQGYRFGGAP; this is encoded by the coding sequence ATGCGTCTGCTACTGGTCGAAGACAACGTACCGCTGGCCGATGAACTGCAGGCCAGCCTTGCGCGCCAAGGCTACGCCACCGATTGGCTGGCCGATGGCCGCGACGCCGATTACCAAGGCACCAGCGAGCCCTATGACTTGATCGTTCTGGACCTCGGCCTGCCTGGCAAGCCGGGGCTGGATGTCTTGCGCGCCTGGCGCTCACGAGGCCTGGCGACCCCGGTGCTCATTCTCACCGCCCGTGATTCCTGGGCCGAACGCATCGAAGGGCTCAAAGCCGGCGCGGATGATTACCTGACCAAACCCTTCCATCCCGAAGAACTGCTGTTGCGCATCCAAGCGCTGCTGCGCCGCGCCCATGGTGTGGCCAACCAGCCGTTATTGCAGGTCGGCGGGCTGGCCCTGGACGAAGCACGTCAACGCTGCCATAAGGACGGCCAGGACATCGAGCTGACCGCCGGGGAATTTCGCCTGTTGCGATACTTCATGCTCCATCCCGATCAGCTGTTGTCGAAAACCCAGCTGGCCGAACATCTGTATGACGGCGAAACCGAGCGCGACTCCAACGTCATCGAGGTGCATGTCAATCGCCTGCGCGGCAAGCTCGGGCGCGAACTGATCGAGACCCGTCGCGGCCAGGGCTATCGCTTCGGCGGCGCGCCTTGA
- a CDS encoding sensor histidine kinase: MRSIQRSLSLGLISGLLLVGLLLVQTSLWLFEAGLRRNLAIDLREETEGLLIAVVQGPDGFKLDSNRLNPRYKRAFSGHYFRIDLPMRSWRSRSLWDAEPTWPTSNGLANDLLEGPQDQRLLSFRAEYRRDGQSIVISVARDYTPVLKSFAQVRLGGLGLVGLALLVFLLLQRYAVKLAMRPLERARQQIAQLQQGERQQLDIQAPLELQPLVEQINHLLAHTDETLKRSRHALGNLGHALKTPLAVLGSLIRHEELQAHPQLQATLREQLEQIQQRVARELGRARLAGDVLPGAYFDCAEELAPLFETLNMIHRRSLHLHWRTHEDCRLPWDREDMLELLGNLLDNACKFARSEVLLSIEPTPRGYLIQVEDDGPGIPEDQREAVLERGIRLDERAEGHGLGLGIVRDILAAWNGRLTLEQSPLGGLRASVHLQTQQRRKE; the protein is encoded by the coding sequence TTGAGGTCCATTCAGCGCAGCCTCAGCCTCGGGCTGATTTCAGGCCTGCTGCTGGTCGGTCTGCTATTGGTGCAGACCAGTCTGTGGTTATTCGAAGCCGGCCTTCGACGCAACCTGGCCATCGACCTGAGGGAAGAAACCGAAGGCCTGCTGATCGCCGTTGTACAGGGCCCGGACGGCTTCAAGCTAGACTCCAACCGGCTCAATCCACGCTATAAACGGGCCTTCTCCGGCCACTATTTCCGCATCGACCTGCCGATGCGTAGCTGGCGATCACGCTCGCTGTGGGATGCCGAACCGACCTGGCCCACGTCCAACGGGCTGGCCAACGACCTGCTGGAAGGGCCGCAAGATCAGCGGCTGCTGAGCTTTCGTGCCGAATACCGACGCGACGGGCAGAGCATCGTCATCAGCGTCGCGCGCGATTACACCCCGGTGCTCAAGAGCTTTGCCCAGGTTCGTCTGGGCGGCCTGGGCCTGGTCGGTCTGGCGCTGCTGGTGTTCCTGCTGCTGCAGCGCTATGCGGTGAAGCTCGCCATGCGCCCATTGGAGCGCGCACGGCAGCAGATCGCGCAGTTGCAGCAGGGCGAGCGTCAGCAGCTGGACATTCAGGCACCGCTTGAACTGCAACCGCTGGTGGAACAGATCAATCACCTGCTGGCGCACACCGACGAGACCCTGAAGCGTTCGCGGCACGCGCTGGGCAATCTGGGCCACGCGCTGAAAACCCCACTGGCAGTGCTCGGCAGCCTTATTCGACACGAGGAGCTGCAGGCTCATCCGCAGTTGCAGGCGACTCTTCGCGAACAGCTGGAGCAGATCCAGCAACGCGTCGCCCGCGAACTGGGGCGCGCGCGGTTGGCCGGCGACGTGCTGCCCGGCGCCTATTTCGATTGCGCCGAAGAACTCGCGCCGCTATTCGAGACGCTGAACATGATTCACCGTCGCAGCCTTCATCTGCATTGGCGTACGCATGAAGATTGCCGCCTACCCTGGGATCGAGAAGACATGCTCGAACTGCTCGGCAACCTGCTGGACAACGCCTGCAAGTTCGCCCGCTCGGAGGTGCTGTTGAGCATCGAGCCTACGCCTCGCGGCTACCTTATTCAGGTAGAAGATGACGGACCGGGAATTCCGGAAGACCAGCGCGAAGCGGTACTCGAACGCGGCATTCGCCTCGACGAGCGTGCCGAAGGACACGGGCTGGGGCTTGGCATCGTGCGGGATATTCTGGCCGCCTGGAACGGTCGGCTAACGCTGGAGCAGAGTCCGCTCGGTGGCTTGCGAGCGAGCGTGCACCTGCAGACGCAGCAGCGCCGCAAAGAATAA